The genome window aaagatgcatctaattaggtcctagattttagttttttagtttaaatattaaggacattttagaaaaatagtcctaagaatttgtaagctaattttagttaattgttcttctattaaagatgcatctaattaggtcctgaattttagttttttagtttaaatattaaggacatttcagaaaaatagtcctaagaatttgtaagctaattttactttattgttcttctattaaagatgcatctacttaggttctggattttagttttgtagtttaattattaaggatatttcagaaaaatagtcctaagaatttgtaagctaattttagtttattgttcttctattaaagatgcatctacttaagtcctggattttagttttgtaatttaaatattaaggacatttcagaaaaatagtcctaatgtTTACGTTCTATTTCCTTCTTTGTAGTGTGCTAATGGAAGGAAATCGTGTTTTCGAGTTTGATGATTGGCATAATTCGATGAGCTATTGGAAAGGAGATTTTCAGTataaggaaacaataaaaagTTTCTTGTCGAACACGCAATGGAAGAAGTTGAGGGATGGTATTTTCGAAAACTTTTTCCGATTACAAGGTGTGAAGTTCTATGGTAGATTTATTCATTGTGTGTTGCTTTCAGAAATTATAAGCAATGACTCGCATTCAATGACATTCAAGGTTTTTGATCATGAAGTGAAATTTACACGTAAAGCATTCCAGATAATTACTGGGTTGAAATGTTCTTCTTCAGTGGACTTCAAAGTTTTACGTGAAAGAGAGAATAGGCTTTCGAAAGTCTACTTCCCTGGAAAGGATAGAATCGAGTTAGTCGATTTGTGGCATTTTATTACTAGTCACTCATATGGTACAATTGCATCATTTGTAGGCAGCCATGACGATGTGGTGAAGTTGGCAACAATTTATTTTGTTGAATCTGTGTTGATGGGGAAGCGCAAGAATCGGAATGTGTCTGAGCGGGTAATGAAAATCGTAGATGACGATGAACTCTGCTCTTCTTTCAATTGGGGCTCTCTTTGTTATAAAAAGTTACTAAAATCATTGAAGAGCTTCTTGAAGCCCAAACAAAATACTTCAGACAATGAGAATGAGAAAGAGAAAGATAAAGAGAAGGACAGTTATACTATACTTGGCTTCCCTTTCACCTTCTGTGTTtggattatggaagtattcccaaTTTTTCAGGAAAAATAATTTGTGAACTTTAGAGAATGCGGGTTCCCCCGGATGCTATGTTATTCAGATACAAAATCTTCACATTATGACACCCTATGTAAAAAGTACTTCCATAATAAAAAAGTAAGTTAACAGGATTACTAGCTATTTTTTTGTTTATGTGTTTTAGTTCTGAATACTTACGTTTTTTTTCCTTATATAATAGTTGTATCAGTTGCTCGAGATGGTACCATTTCTTTCTTCTGAAGTAGATGCGGAGCCCACTAGTGTGCATGTGTTATTGTCTCAAGATCAAAGTTCAATGCCTTCAACACAATTTGATGAAGTCTTGCTTAAGAAAATTGTTAACGTAGGTTTTCTGTCTTTGAATACCATTAGttttttatttgcttatttttGCTTAAGAGACTTTTTTGTTTTTATAGTTTTTGATTCAGAGATTATCGGAGAAGTTCAAAAAGGATATGGAGGTAGAATGTACTGGAATATATCAAAAAATAGCTTTATCAGAAAAAAGGATTCAAAATGACATCAAGGTAATATCCTTAATTTtcgtgcttgtaactctaagttaaggataccatgtccttaatttttgagcttgtaactctcAGTTTAGGACTTCCTattcttaacttttgaacttgtaactctaagttcaggactacatgtccttaacttttaacTTATAattctaagttcaggactacatgtccttattttttgaacttggaactctaagttaaggactacatgtccttaatttctgtgcttgtaactctaagttaaggaccaagtgtccttaatttgtgagcttgtaacttgaagttcaggactacctgtccttaactttttaacttgtaactctaagttcaggactatatgtccttaactttttaacttgtaactctaagttcaagactacatgtccttaatttctgtgcttgtaactctaagttaaggaccaagtgtccttaatttgtgagcttgtaacttgaagtttaggactacatgtccttaactttttaacttgtagctctaagttcaggactacatgtccttaactttttagcttgtaactctaagttcaggactacctgtccttaactttttaacttgtaactctaagttcaggactacatatccttatttttttaacttggaactctaagttcatgactacctgtccttaatttctatgcttgtaacttgaagtttagggctatttgtccttaactttttaacttgtaactctaagttcaggactacatgtccttaatttctgtgcttgtaactctaagttaaggaacaAGTGTCtttaatttgtgagcttgtaacttgaagtttaggactacctgtccttaactttttaacttgtaactctaagttcaggactatatgtccttaactttttaacttgtagctctaagttcaggactacatgtccttaactttttaacttgtaactctaagttcaggactacctgtccttaactttttaacttgtagctctaaattcaggactacatgtctttaactttttaacttgtaactctaagttcaggactacatgtccttattttttttaagttggaactctaagttcaggactacatgtccttaatttcttttcttgtaacttgaagtttaggactatttgtccttaactttttaacttgtaactctaagttcaggactacatgtccttatttttttttaagttggaactctaagttcaggactacctgtccttaatttctgtgcttgtaacttgaagtttaaGACTATTTGTCCTTaaatttttaacttgtaactctaagttcaggactacatgtccttattttttgaacttagaactctaagtttaggactaaCTGTCCTTAATTTCtatgcttgtaactctaagttaaagaccaagtgtccttaatttgtgagcttgtaacttgaagtttaggactacctgtccttaactttttaacttgtaactctaagttcaggactacatgtccttaatttctattcttgtaactctaagttaaggaacacttgtccttaatttgtgagcttgtacCTCTATGTTAAGGACCAATGTCCGTAACTTATAAGCAGCTAACATTCTGGTTCTTATTTTTTATACTATCTCACAGGCTTTAAAGAAAAACCTAGGATCAAAGATTGATACTTTATTGAAGCTTCTTGACAAACCTCATGAAAGGACTATAGAGAGAGAACCTAGTGTTCCAATTAGAAAAGATGCAGTTGATGATCAATGTGATGATATAGATGTGCATGTAGAAGATCATTATGAAAGCGATTATAGAGATGTGCATCTAGAAGATGAAACTGATATTGGCATCGAAATTGGAAAAGGTTAGATACAGTTTTTGAATTTGTTATCATTGAAATTTATATTCAATAGCATAATACATATAAACTTTTTTGTGATTAAAAATGTGTGTAGAATCTTTTGATGGAATGGAATGTCAAGACCAGGAAAATCCAAAAGAGACAAGTGTAACAGACATAATTTGTAAATCTAGAGTGCAATCTCAGGATTTAGAAAATCCATTGGGAACAAGTATAAGTGAGATTGTATGCAAATGTGTTGAAacaatatatgatctatttacaCCTCTCTCACTTAAAGAGAAATTTGAAAATCAAAATGATGCCAATCAAGGTTAGATGGAATTTTCATGACATGTTAAATGTTAGTTTTAGTAAACTATTAGTAACAAGTATTAATTGTAAATGTTACAGAATCTTTTGAAACTGCAAGGAAAGAAGATGGAGTGGTCTATCAAGATGATAAAATTTCAAAAGAGAGAAGTGGAGGACAATCTCAAGACATAGAAAATACCCAAGGAACAAGCATAAGTGAGATTGTTTGCAAATGTATAGAAGGAATGTATGATATCTCTACACCTCTCTCTCTCTTACAGACAATATTGGAAGCTAAAAAAATGCTTGTCAAGATAATGATTTAACTGGCATGATCTTGACAGTTGCAAAAGGTTAGACAGAGTTTTTTTTTCATCTTATACATGTTTGTTTTAATCAAAGATTAGTAACAAGTACTAATTGTGTTAGCTCCTGTAAATATTTTGCAGAATCTTGTGAACTTGCAATTGAAGAACATGGAGAACAgttgcaagataaagaaaatacAAGCAATATGTCAGCACTATTATCtgttaaagaaatacaagaaggcaGCGTGGCCAACACAAGTATTGATAGTGTCCTTAATATTGTATTCATAATTCAAATTGTTAGGacatttcaaaaattatgtcCTTAGTTTTTGTCTCTTTATTTGACAATTCATAGAATTGACGACTTACAACAAACTAATGTATATGTAGTGTTGCTTGCAGAGCAAAATAAAAATGAAGCCGTTAACCAATATACTAGGAAAAGGAAGAGAGATAGTATTGGTTTTGATGGTCCATCATTTGCTATTCTTACTCCTACTCCTCCGACTACACAAATGAGCATTGATGAGGGTTTGTCTATGGAGGTTGAAGGAAATGTTGAAGAAGATCTTGGTCGAGGGAAAAGGAATAAGAAGCTTAGTTAGCAATTGAAATCTCCTTTTgaacagaaaagaaaaagaggaacaTCGATGGCGCACAATGAAAATACTCCTAAGTATACAGGCTGgataaaatcaaaatatactcgtaCATGTATTTTTCATTATGCCAAAGATGATGAAAACTTATTGAAGAAATTTATTGGGTGGTTGGGCAAGGAGAAATGGAAAGGTCGCAAAAAAGTGTAAGTCCCTAAATGTATTCATTATTTCTTAATTGCTTATATTTGTGTCTTGAACTTGTAATTTtaaattcaggactaagtgtaTTGAGCTTCCAACTCTAACTTCATGACTAAATGTCCTAaatttttgagcttgtaactctaagttaaggattaagtgtccttaacttttgagattgtaagtctaagttcaggactaactgTCCTTAACTTTTAAACTTGTAACTGTAAtttaaggactacctgtccttaatttttgaatttgcaactctaacttcaggaccaagtgtccttaatttttgaatttccactctaagttcaagaccaattgtccttaacttatgggcttgttactctaagttgaggactttaatttatgagcttgtaagtctaagttcaagaccaagtgtccttaacttttgaacttgtaactgtaagttaaggactacctgtccttaatttttgaatttgcaactctaacttcaggaccaagtgtccttaatttttgaactttcactctaagttcaggaccaattgtccttaacttatgagcttgttactctaagttcatgactaattgttctttaatttatgagctagtaagtctaagtttaggaccaagtgtccttaacttttgaacttgtaactgtaagttaaggactacatgtctttaacttttgaattttcaactctaacttcaggaccaagtgtccttaatttttgaactttcactctaagttcaggaccaattgtccttaacttatgcgCTTGTTACTTTAAGTTCATGACTAATTGTCCTTTAATTTATGAGCtagtaagtctaagttcaggaccaagtatccttaacttttgaacttgtaactgtaagttaaggacatcctgtccttaacttttgaatttgcaattctaacttcaggaccaagtgtccttaatttttgaacttccactctaagttcaggaccaattgtccttaacttatgcgcttgttactctaagttcgTGACTAATTATCCTTTAATTTATGAGCtagtaagtctaagttcaggaccaagtgtccttaacttttgaacttgtaactgtaagttaaggacatCCTGTCCTTAAATTTTaaatttgcaactctaacttcaggaccaagtgtcctaaaCTTATGACCTTGTTActgtaagttcaggaccaagtgtccttaattaggAATTGAGAACTAACTTATAAACTTTCTAACtttgatattttcaaaatttCAGGGGACAAATTGATATATATGCTGATGATAATGGTGTGAGAAAGAATCCATATAAATTGTACCATCAAAAAATTAGTAGAAAAATATTCTTCCTTGAGCTTGCAGATAGTAGCTTTGTACTTGATGATAAAGTTTGATAATTCATAAGgcatttgttttctttcttcttaatgtattgtttttatttatttatgactgatggatttttttttttgtctttttatgaAGCATATTGACATTGTCCTGTATTATTTGAGAAAGAAGGAATGCTACCACCCCTGCGCCCATCCTTTTCGTTGCACAACTACAGATATATTTTTTGATAACTATATGCTAATTGTGTATAAAGATTTCAATGAAGATGCTTCAGATTTATTTTGGTGTGATGATAATCAGTTGGTTCTCACACCATATGTGTGGGGTGACAATCATAGATGTGGAATTGCTTGGACAGAGGTTGACAAAATCTTTTTTCCATATCGGCTTCCTTTAGAAGATAATGATGTTGTGACACATTTTCTTTTGGGGGTATTGGACTTGAATGAGAGAAATATTGATGTGTACGATTCCATATATAGTGAGCCATATGAGCAAGGAATGAAACACATTGAAATGTATGCACGCATGATCCCCCACTTGCTAAAGTTCTCacagtttgagaaaaatcacaagtCTTTTGGAAATGCATTCAACAAATTTGATATTCAGTGGCAAAGATCACCACACCAAACTGGATCGTACGTGTTGTCATTtgctatataatttatatgtacTTTAGATTTATTTTATTAAAGATATTATTTAATTGACTCCATATTTTTCTTAGGACTGATTGTGTGCATTCCTAATCAAGTATGTGGAGTTGTTGATGATGGGAAAGGATGTGGAGAAATTCCAACCTGAGGACATAACAAACTTCAGAAAAGAACTTGCAGCAAATCTTTGGGCACATGGAGAGTGAAAAAGAAATTCTGGTTATGATACACCACCAGAAAATGTCGGCGATGACTATGATAGTGAAAATGAAACTTCCTGCCCAAAGGAGCTGTAGTGTAGTTGTAAAGAAAGTCAGCTGTAGTGAAATTGGTATAAAATTGCTGTAAAGAATCCATATGAATTCTGAAATATCCTGTAAATTGTCACAAGGCACTTTATCTTGTTTGCATAGCATAATTTTTTGGTCACAGCTATGCTAAATTACAGTTTCAGCAGTAATATGAAGGTATCGTGTtattaatttctttctttctgtTAACTATTGATTTGTCTATTTTTTCACAGTTTTAAAGGGCCAATCTTTGATTAAATTATCTTGAAATTTTTAGAAATTCAAAGCAACACACATTGATTGTTGTAGAACTTCAGAATCTATTAACTACATCCTTATTTGttgaaagataaaaataatattcaagacatattttttaaaatatgctAAACTTCTGAAATATAGACAATAAACTGAGATTtccagaagttaaggacattttagaaatttatgtcCTATATATTAGATTCATACTTCAAATCTTCAGGACGTTTCAAAAAATTATGTCCTGAAGTCTACATGTACCaatctcattttaaaaataagatgTAGCAAGTTGTGTTTAGCAAGCTGTAGATGTCAATTTTATAACTACTGATTTGTCCATTTTAAATTGCCAGTTTTTTATTAAATctgtagagatatagcaaaagatACATTGATTGTTGTAGAACTTCAGGACATTATGTTCATAAACATCCTGATTTGTTGaaggatgaaaataatattcaggacatatttttctgaaatgtcctgaaCTTCTGGAAATCTAGATAATAATCTGAGATTtccagaagttaaggacattttagaaatttatgtccttaatattagatTCATACTTGAAATTTTTAGGACTTGTAAAAGATTATGTCCTTAAGTTTTACTTGTACCaatctcattttaaaaataaagatgtaGCAAGTTGCCGGCgtcaaattatataaagaaaaggacTTTCTTGTTTACTTACGGCAAGAATAAAATCCCATAAACAATAATTGGTCTGACAAAGGTAAATTGAACTcccagaaaaagaaaaagaaacaaagagcAAGTAAGTGCAAAGAAACTTTGAAAATTCAGGACATCTTTTATATAACCATCTGCTAATGTTTACTTGTTAAAATAAAAACAATCTAAATGAATTCAATTTATAGCAAAAATTTAAAAGAGTAGATAAACATAAGTGGATATATCTATTATTCTCTATGCTTCCTTGAAAATGGATGGACTGCCGGAGAATATATACAAGATGTTCTATTATGACCAATTCTTCTGCAACGACCATATttgaatgttatttttgatgattcggtagttgGAATATGCCTTTTCTTCTGCCTTCTACCTGGCGGGACTTTGAAATCTGGAGGTTTAATAATTTGTGACTTAATACTCTCTGGTACAATCCAAGAATCCGTATGTCCTACAGGATGTATTTGTCTTTCATATGTTTTCAGCCAAGATTCCTTTAAGTACCAGTCCGAGCAAAAATTGGACTTCTTGATGTTTCTCTTCTCGATAGCTGCAATTGCATGTATACATGGTAATTTATAAAATTGAAACTGAAAACAATCACATGTTCTTTTGTTTAAGTCCACCAAGAAAGTAATTCCTTCTTCCTCAGCTCTGGAACGCCATAAATCAACAGGGAAGACCTTCAAAGTTGAAAAACTATAAGTTAGTACATTATGTTAAATTATCATTAAAATAATAAGCTAAAGTAAGAACATAATACTTACATTTAAAGTAAAAGCTAAATCTATCTTTTTTTTCAATTCCTCTTCTACCCAACAAGAAACGTCATAAAAAGTTCCTTctgcttcatttcttctttcataaAACCAATGTTGTAGCTTCACTTGGATGAAATCCATCATTCTTAATATAGGCAACTCCCTTGCTTCTAATAGCATAGGATTCATTGACTCAACTATGTTTGTTGTGAGCATGTCATATCTTCGTCATGGACTACAAGAACGTGCCCACCTTTCCGGTGGTTCTTCCATCAAGTAGTCAAAAGTCTTCTTATCAACTTTTGCTATATCTAACATGTATAGATCAAATTCTTTGCGCCTGTATACTCTTGCAGCACTTTGGAAAAGTTTTATGACCTCACTTTTCACTTTCCTTCACTTTAGGTTCTGCTCCAAATGATAGGTACAAATCCCATGGTAGCTTTCAGGATATACTTTTGCAATGCCATGTGCAATAGATAGATGCCTgtccaataaaaaaattaaattgtcaTGGCTCACAATTGCATTGCGAAGCTCACTAAAGTACCACTCATAGGAATTGTTATTTTTAAATTCTGCAATTCCAAAGGCTAGTGGGAATATTTGGTTATTTGCATCCTTTGAAACTGAAATCATTAAAACACCACGATATTTTGACTTCAAAAAAGTTGCATCAACAACAATCACTGGTCTACAATGATTCTAACCAGCTATTGATGATCCATATgcataaaacatataaagaaACCTGAAAATACAGTTTAACATAAGGTTAAAAATACAGGACACCAAATCCTTAATATTTTCACTGCacatatcaaagttaaggacaaaatgtccttaacattttcactgcacacatcaaagttaaggagaacttgtccttaacttttagaATGCATACATCatagttaaggacaccatgtccttagcttttacaatgcacacattaAAGtgaaggacaccatgtccttaacgtTTTCACTGgatacatcaaagttaaggacaccatgtccttaacattttcactgcacacatcaaagttaaggacaccacgtccttaacatttttactgcacacatcaaagttaaggacaccacgtccttaatgttttcactgcacacagcaaagttaaggacaccgtgtccttaacattttcactgcacacagcaaagttaaggacacaatgtccttaactttttcactgtacacatcaaagttaaggacaccatatccttaactttttcactgcacacatcaaagttaaggacaccatctcgttaactttttcactgcacacatcaaagttaaggacaccatgtccttaatattttcactgcacacagcaaagttaaggacacaatgtccttaactttttcactgcacacatcaaagttaaggacaccatgtccttaagtttTTCACtacacacatccaagttaaggacaccatgtccttaactttttcactgcacatatccaagttaaggacaccatgtccttaacattttcactgtaCATATCAAAGTTAAGgtcaccatgtccttaacatttttactgcacacatcaaagttaaggacaccatgtccttaactttttcattgcacacatccaagttaaggacaccatgtccttaattttttcactgcacacatcaaagtcaaggacaccatgtccttaacatttttattgcacacatccaagttaaggacaccatgtcctaaaGTTTATAAAACATACTAATAAAAATCTTTTTGATTGTTTACCTGTTGTTGTCGTCTATCTTTATGTTAGTGTATGTTCCTGAA of Nicotiana tomentosiformis chromosome 7, ASM39032v3, whole genome shotgun sequence contains these proteins:
- the LOC117280007 gene encoding uncharacterized protein, producing the protein MEGNRVFEFDDWHNSMSYWKGDFQYKETIKSFLSNTQWKKLRDGIFENFFRLQGVKFYGRFIHCVLLSEIISNDSHSMTFKVFDHEVKFTRKAFQIITGLKCSSSVDFKVLRERENRLSKVYFPGKDRIELVDLWHFITSHSYGTIASFVGSHDDVVKLATIYFVESVLMGKRKNRNVSERVMKIVDDDELCSSFNWGSLCYKKLLKSLKSFLKPKQNTSDNENEKEKDKEKDSYTILGFPFTFCVWIMEVFPIFQEK
- the LOC138896353 gene encoding uncharacterized protein — protein: MNPMLLEARELPILRMMDFIQVKLQHWFYERRNEAEGTFYDVSCWVEEELKKKIDLAFTLNVFPVDLWRSRAEEEGITFLVDLNKRTSIEKRNIKKSNFCSDWYLKESWLKTYERQIHPVGHTDSWIVPESIKSQIIKPPDFKVPPGYFRIHMDSLQQFYTNFTTADFLYNYTTAPLGRKFHFHYHSHRRHFLVGISPHPFPSSTTPHT